In Anomaloglossus baeobatrachus isolate aAnoBae1 chromosome 3, aAnoBae1.hap1, whole genome shotgun sequence, one genomic interval encodes:
- the LOC142297455 gene encoding olfactory receptor 2D3-like has product MDNGNDSQVTEFILLGFSSDPVVQVLLFQIFLILYMTTLAGNLLLIIVVRSDHRLHNSMYIFLANLSFLDICFTSITIPKMLVNFLKEKKSISYAGCLVQVYGFLLLGETECILLAFMAYDRYVAISNPLHYNVVMRTTTCVRMISASWLTGGVISSVDIYLLYQLRYCNFTTIDHFFCEPPSLMELSCSDLSLFNVVKLVGSSMLLLIPLSCILYSYSHVILVVLKIRSTRYKAFSTCISHLIIVILFYGTAIIMYMKPQHSGHLSDKLLAVFYTTITPMLNPIIYSLRNKDVQGAIQHFKRSMINS; this is encoded by the coding sequence ATGGATAATGGAAATGACAGCCAAGTGACCGAATTCATTCTTCTGGGATTTTCCAGTGACCCTGTCGTACAAGTTCTACTCTTCCAGATCTTCTTGATCCTGTATATGACCACCTTGGCTGGAAATCTCTTGCTCATTATAGTAGTAAGATCTGATCATCGTCTGCACAACTCCATGTATATCTTCCTGGCTAATCTTTCCTTCTTAGACATCTGCTTCACGTCCATTACCATACCCAAGATGCTAGTCAATTTCTTGAAGGAGAAGAAGAGCATTTCCTATGCCGGTTGCTTGGTACAGGTGTACGGCTTCCTTCTCCTTGGTGAGACGGAGTGCATTCTCTTAGCCTTCATGGCTTATGATCGATACGTCGCCATCAGTAATCCTTTACATTACAATGTAGTCATGAGGACAACGACTTGTGTTAGAATGATAAGTGCTTCATGGTTGACCGGGGGCGTCATATCGTCGGTGGACATTTACCTTCTGTATCAGCTCAGATATTGTAATTTCACCACAATTGACCACTTCTTCTGTGAACCTCCATCATTGATGGAGCTCTCGTGCAGTGACCTTTCTCTCTTTAATGTGGTGAAGCTGGTGGGCAGCTCCATGTTGCTCCTGATTCCTCTCTCTTGTATCCTTTACTCATACAGTCATGTCATCCTGGTGGTCCTGAAGATTCGCTCTACAAGATACAAGGCTTTCTCCACCTGCATCTCCCACCTGATCATAGTCATTCTCTTCTATGGCACAGCTATCATCATGTACATGAAGCCCCAACACTCGGGACACTTATCGGATAAACTCTTAGCTGTGTTTTATACAACGATCACTCCAATGCTGAACCCCATCATCTATAGCCTAAGAAATAAAGATGTCCAAGGGGCCATTCAACATTTTAAGCGATCCATGATAAATTCCTAG